The DNA region AGAcactgtaaaaataaataaatagaactAGTGTAGACAATTATTCGTATACACACAAAAAAAGCTGATTGGCATACACTAACAAAACAGTTGTATACAATATTCAGTCAGTATTCATACTTCATTTTCAGACTGATGGATGGCTCTAATCAAAAATTTTATAGAAACTTCTAGATTTTCCCCCTTGGTCTGTGCTATCTGGAATCCTTGTgatgtccctaccccattgaagttgaaatgtaaaatgttttaaggtaagggttaggtaagggttatggttaaggttagggtaaggataGGGGTTTGGGTTTGGGGTAGTTACGTCCCAAGCATACTGGATAGCACTGACCTTTCCCTGCCTGCTACTACATCTGTCGCTTTAAATAAACGTCAACAGCAGACGTGCCCCCTAGGGATGTGTGATTAGTCCTTTGTTGTTCTCCATTATGATTGATAATTTATTGTACCAACTGTGACCAGATATTGGGATAAATATCCCATTGGGATAAGTGTTTAGGTTCCTGGGGTTCTGGTTTGACACTTGTATGATGTGGGTGGAACATGAAATATTAAATGTGATGAGTTGCCTGTCagatgttgaaaatgttataATATATAGCGCTATCTAGGTCATCACTGGACTATggtacagtggaggctgctgaggagaggatggctcataatcatggctggaatggagtgaatggagtgGGATCATACACATCAaagacgtggtttccatgtggttgataccattccattgactccattccagacattattatgagccgtcctcccctcagcagcctccactgcaatGGTAGTGTAGCATATGGATCAGCAGCTCAGACATCTTGAAAAAAGCTAGATGTAATCCAGGCTCAAGCTCTAAGAATAGTTTGTGGAGCAGTCCGGACCTCCCAGGTAGCAGCGCTCCAGGTAGCGTTGGGGGAGATGTCTTTAAAGTTGAGAAGACAAGAACTAACCATGACATATTGGGTAAATCTTCAAGGACATAAGGTTACACATCCTACTTAAAAAGGTGCTCCTAGAGTGCTGGGAGCATGAACGAGATCTGAATACAAGTTTTGAGTGGATAGGTAATGGCATGACGAGAGAGATGGGGTTGTTTGGTAAGGAGTTCAGCCTGGAAGAACCTCTGTGGTTCTTCCTACTATCCCACCTTGGTTGCTTCCTCAGCCAATGATAGACCTAGGGTTGCTTTACAGGGTAAGAGCTGGTGAGGAAGGAGTAGATCCAGTAAATATTGTAAGTAAACATTTAAGAACTCAGTACTATGCTGTCTTGAATATATTCACAGATGGATCTAAGGACCCTAAAACAGGTAGTAGTGGCAAAAAGAGCAACGGATCATTTATCCGTATACACAATGGAGTTGCTGGCCATACCCTTGGCTGCtgagtgggtggaggaggtgaggcCAGACAGGGTAGTCATCTGCTCTGACTCATCTGCTACACTGATGAGCTTAAATTCATTTGTGTCTCTGAGCAGAAAGGATTTATTGTATGAGGTTTTGCAGTGCCTGTTTAGGGTGAGACAGATGGGGGTATTTGTGAGGTTCCTCTGGGTACCAGCTCATGTGGGAGTCGAGGggaatgaggaggtggatgttCTTGCCAAGCAGGCTCTCAAACATTCTAGTGTCGATATGGAAGTGTCAATCAGTAAAGCAGAAGCCAAAGGGTTAATTAGAACAGTGGTTAAAACAAATGGCAAGAGTTGTAGAACAGGAAGGGCAAGGGAAGACCCCTGTATAAGATCCAggaaaaggtgggggcagggaggtcctcaggttgagagagaagggaggaaaaaCCAAGAAGAATGTACACTAAAGTGGGGCTTGGCTGGCTCTGGCTGCCGGGGAAAGTAACGTCCGATATTGAAAGCGATATGGATCCTAATGAATATATACATCCAGGCTTGAGGTCGACGAAGAAAGTAACCTCACAGAAAGAAGAAGATAAGGAGAGTAGAGAAAGAGTTTGAATCTGATGAAGGTAGCAACAACAAGGCAGACGGTGTGTGGAGGAAGATTGGTGTAAAGTACAAGCAGAATGCGCTGTGCTCCAGACTGAGCTTTGGAGGTGAACTGGAAGACAACGAGGACAAACTACCTGAGATGGCAGGTGTGGTGAAGATCTCAGAGCCCCAGCTTCGCACCGATGGTCATGATAAAGATGAATCTGGTCCAGTAGGAGAGAAATGTTTGAAGAAAATGGACCCCTGCCCTTTGGCTGACCTATATGTGGTTTAAAGTTGGTTGGAAAAGGAATTGGGTACCGTTGAATAGGTGAATGTAACCCGAAGTGGACTTgtgatgttttttttgtgtttcttccacccagagggagcgggcgcttcGTGCAACGCGAATGGGAACAAGAGCAGTTACTtgaaagggcgccattgaaaggagtgattactggggtagcggtaaagGTGAAGGTGGTTCAACTGAAGTGGAAGATTTCCCTTGTCTGTGACGCCCACTGTTTGGTGTGACGCAAACCCAGTggcgagcgtggtgaaacagaagagtcaatgtctgtccttttgagttttgatgttgagtctttacCCGACTAAGTAATCAATTATTATCCCATACAAGCTTTTGTGCTGAACCCACTACTTTGTTTCAGGTGCCAAGGTTATggtcatgtggcagcagtgtgtaggagggagattcctagatgtgagaagtgttcAGGAGGGCATGAGACTGTGTACTATCAGTGAAAGAAGCGGTATGTGTAatctgtaggggtgcccatgttgcaggggatcagaagtgtccggtgcgagagaggcagattgaggttgccatgATTAGAGTTGTACAAAAGGTgatgtatgctgaggcagtgaagaaagaacaggaagatgggtcaagggggagggatcctgagaggctCCTGGTGAGTAGTAGACTTTTGTCAGTACAGAGTGATGGGCCTACGAATtaaatgtgcttcagtaaggttggcttttTAGCGTTCATtgccatggttatcaactgtaccacaggaatggaatgtaaatcacagaaaataggtGTTGTTGTGGCAGCTTCAGAGAAGTACTTGGAGTTACGAGATTTTACTACTCCATTGCAGGGGGttttgaatggtagtgtcccGTCGGCCTGGTGTAGGATTTAGATGGGGTTAAAATAGTGGAATGTGGTGGTGtttttttaatgagtgtagggttaatAGTTTGCAGGgtaatttttattttcatttcgTTTCCCCatttttgtatcacaaagtataATGATTTATTATCcggtccagttggtggcggtaatgtaaCATTATATTGGATGCCAACCCACGTTAAACACCGAATAATAAGAAGAAGTCAGTGAGGTACCAGGAAGCTTTAGCCACCGCTAGCTAGCCAGTCAGCCAAGACCAACACCCTGATATCAAACATGCTTGCTGATAGTGAATTCGTAAATCTACGAAATAGATTTAAGAAAGATGCTGATCTTCTCATGCAAGGGGTTTCAGCAGGTGACAGCAACGAAAAGAGTAAGTGAACGGTAGACTTTAGCCATGAAAATACCCTCAGTTGCTAGCACAAAGAACTGAATCTCAAAAATAGTAAACACATCAATGAATGATACGTAAATAACTTATTTGGTCTGTATCGTTGCTTATCATTCAATTTCCCCAATTTCTTATTGCTATTAAtataactagctagcttgctaaagtTGAGGCTCTACAGTACTGTAAGGAAAATCCTCTAGCTAACGTCAGCTATGTCTAAGATGATTGTCTCGAATGTAACGGTAGCTAACGTTACATTTCTGCCTGCATTTCTTTTACAGCTGACACATAAAGTATGGGCTGATATAGCCAACTTTGTGCCATCGTACAGGAGGTCCAGTAGGCATATTTGACAACAGAACAATTGTCTTATCTTTAGGCATGCCACTGATTCTTGATTGTTTTGACTATGCAAAAGCTGTGTCAGCACTGCAGCAACACGATAGTTTCAGACTATACTTCTGCACTGTACTCGAGACTCAGCCCAGTGCCTGTGTAAACTGATATGCATTAAGTggccgattcagacttaggaaatgtatgcctttcctacgcacttctcagtagttggtattcagacttaccttctTCTTTAAGGTTTTATGTCAGACTACACCTAttggtgtattgccgccacctactgtatggGGTATTGAAACAAAAAATATTCCATTGCAGGAAGAGTGGGGGGAGGTCCCGACATCATACAGTTCAAATCACATCCCTAAACAGGCTCAGGTGCCTGTGAGCACGGAGCATTCATCGACAGGATTCCTTGTAGTGTCTCTGCTGTAAAATCGCtgagtcccccccaaaaaacctAGCCACGCTCACAATGATGCCTATTTCCGATTTCCTCTCTGTTTGCGCTGTGCAGTTGATAACCAATGCAATACAAgctacaaagtccaccttcttaacagGCAAAATGGCAGGATCCCTCTGTTGACAAGGAATATTATCTTGTGTTTCTACTCCTACTACCATTATTTCTTCAACTTCACTCCTTTCTTCCACTCTTCTCAACACCTCCGCATAGGAGACATGCTGGACAGCCCTTATTCTTACCACCTcagtctccttcaccctaacaggacaCTTCAGAAATTCGGGTGCATGTTCCACCACCACAATTGCAGCATTTAGGTTCAGCTGGCATACAATACCCCTCCCATCTACATACACTTGACACGTGACCAAATATTTTGCATTTATCACACTGCATGGGTTTGGGCACGAAGGCTCTCACAGGGCAACTCATAAAACCCAAGTACATGTGAGAAGGGAGAGACTCTTCATCAAAAAACTATAGAATAGATGGagtgggcttcctcactccatccaccatgcGGGTACGTCGGTGTGCATCAACCACTTGATCCAATTCTTCACGTATATCCTTTGCTTTTACTTCTTGATAGGGGCCCTGCTTCGAAGATTCACACGCAACACGTTCCAATCTGATATCTTCTTGAGGCCCAGAGCACACTCCTTCTGTTCCATAGATAccaaaaaatctaaaatgtaCTCTCATCAACACCACCTCATCCAACGCATCCAGAATTTGTTATAGAGACTTCAATCGGATCTCCCAGGTAACAACATCAATCCAAAACCCTTACTCCGACCAAAAAAGACTCAGAACTAGGCTTGGATTTACTAGATTCCACTACCACTTTACTTCTGTTATTTCCTTTTCCATTCACCACTGTAATCCAATCCTCATTCCCATCTCCACTCGACACGCCATCTGATTCAAACATAACATCCACCATTTTCCTGCTGTTCCCAGTATTCTTCTTCCCTCTTCAGACGTACCTTATGCAAGTGCGTAACGGGCTTTGCAGGTGTGGGTCCCTTGCTTGTGCTGAATAAATTGAATtgaaccgctgaaaaccctcctccacgtgctggccaacagattttcttgtgGAGTTTTAATTCAATAggattttcagtacatttatctaaagccatccctttaaatttggTGTACCTTTTAATTTGAATTTTCtcgacagactcactagaatatatggagagaacggttcagaatattagggatcaatgaaagaaagccatggaAATACATGCATTTGTCTCCTTTTCAGCAACAATTGGTAGATtgaaaaatactctgatcttgtatattatttagtgttaggaaagtatttatgaataataataaaaaacaggtttggagagcctttacgcacagaatatattggtgaatcaaaaatacagtggtttcattcatcctgaaagttgccatattcaattgTTCATTCCATGGaatattggaaggtgagaaaagtgtGGAATAGGGTTGAACAGTAGTCCTATAAacctaccctaataatcctcactaatcacggaactgtgatgacaacggtccagtcatCATGAATTgtgcgccaggctccaggtttaaactgctacgtatggtctgtgttccataatgatttaaataggctacatgtcccagattattgcacaacttgtaatacgttagtctaatatgatccactattgctagTGATCATCAGGAACAACCACACaaacgtgacagaggaaagaaacgTAAACTAACTATGTAATGGAATTATAGAAACTAACACTAAAGtcagtgacagttataaatgtatgtgggtataactgatggtggctACCAATAGTGGCTAATGTTTAACacaatacaaaaatacagtgaaagGTCTGGGCATATAATTTAAATGATTCTATAAGTCATAAATCAACTCGGTAGGTTTGGCGCTATACTGTTATTTGTGCatggctacagaagcctatagcttgggtctccaaatgTCATCGCTGCAAgttataaggccagcatttcataaacttcacTGCGGAAAAGGTGATCTGTTGaaatgcttcagtttgctgctatatgactggtttcacatttgccTCCAGAGTTCATAAGGTAAAATAGATGTAAAAcaattgtcatttatatttacaatccccttagcCAAACGGCTTACTCATtaacctagctcttatcaatagagGTGCAGTAGCTGttatcaatttgtaaattacagtgcattacAGTGTTATTTCTATCAGAAAAAATTAAGTAGATgttgttccacttggaaccgacaAGTTGCTTGACCTTATTCATCGTTTCATTGCacataaaggtggtggaattatgagggaatgaAGTCAAATTCAGAATACGGCGtgtctgtagacacacctccaccacacatTAATTTatttgatctccaccccaaacaaatagcgggtgaatagcatgctattatcatgcttaagttcaaggtcagaatacaagTAGAGAGAAAAGTACATAAAAAGGGAATTATGTTGCATTTATGCACGCTTAACTGGTCGAATTCCCCCCTAAAAGAAACAGCAGACCCAACATTGTCTGGCTGGATGGTCCAGTCCAGGCTATTCTTTCACGCTGACTATATTTTTTGCaacattaaaaaaattatactaTTAAATGACCTTTTTAAGTTGCTATTATAACTGTCTAGTATTGGACAGCTGCAGCTTGGTGGGTCTGATTTCAACTAGAGGAGATTCTAGTGCCAACCCCAGGGCACTGGGTTCATACCTGAGGACAGACTTCACAGCTTGTCCACTTCACCAGCCAACTGCTGTCTCCGATACTTTTAATCAACTGCTAAATTATAGAGATTAATAAATAGGCTTTTCAAAAAGTACGCTTATAGCATGAGGGGCAGTTTAATCCTGAATTGTCTTGAACCTTAAAAGTTGCGGATTGGGCACCTTCTGTTCTCATATTCTGGTGTAAATGTTCCAGtatgaaaatgcatgcactcactaactgtaagtcgctatggataagagcgtctgctaaatgactaagatgtaAATTCTATCTGGTTTCATAGCCTATTTGTGCGTTTTGCCTGGTTGCATTAGTGGTGACCAGGTCCTTGGCAGACAGACGATATTCAGTATTTAACTAAATGATGCTGAATAGTGGGTTGTAGCCTAGGCTATCATCATACATAGGCCTAGCTAGATTGTGTATTGCCCTTCAACAAATCCCAAAACATTCAACTGTGTGGGAGCAAGTAATCACACTGTCTCTAGGCCTTTTCTGTTTCTTTTGAAATGAAGAATCTACTTATTGTGAACAAGTGATGATTTAGGACGAGGCCTACTGCATTACCAATGACCATGGAATTCTGTCTCAAACTTGCAGGTCAAGAAGAGAAAGATGCCAAACCACTTCCTCGGATCAACCGCCATTCCGTCTTCTGGATTGTGGCTTCTGTCGGGTTGACTTACTATTTCGACTGCCTCCGCGTCATCACGGAGAATGCCGATATCAAAAGGTGTTGTAGTGATGAAAAAACCTTCTGTACTCAAACCAGTGCCTGTATAGGTCTTTGCAGTAGGTAATCTGTGATTAGTAATCAAAAGGGGTCGTCAGCCTGAATCCAGACTGGAGAATTTTGTTTCTGGATGGTAGTCTTGAATCGCTCCTATTGAAGTGATTTCCACTGTCCAGAAAATAACAAAAATTCTGTTTGGTCTTAGGTTACTAAGGGGTAGATTGGTCACTGTAATTGGAAAAGTCCCAAATATTACGCTTATTTGTTCCTTTTTGGTTAGGCAGACTTTTATTCATGCAGGATTATCTATTATCTACTCCATGTTTGCAGAAATGTATTTATGATGATGGCATTTCCCGAAAGAACCAAACCACAAGTTCCTGTCATGTATTTGCTGCTTATGTGCTTTGTTTTGTGTTGTTTTCCAGCTGGTGGTTCAATGTTGGAGTGATACTGCTGGGAATATGCCTAGCTTTGGCCATGTTTTGCATTGTATACctggagtggtttaagggaatACAGCACTATGATCATGAGTACCCTGCTATTGCCCCTATCACCACAGCAGCCTTCATTGCAGCATCATGCAGGTAATCCATGGATACATGCTAacccattcatagacgctaactacagtgccttgagaaagtattcacaccccttgactttttccacatttgttatgttacagcctgaattgaaaattgattacattgagattgtgtgccactggcctacacacaataccccataatgtcaaagtggaattatgtttttagacatttttacaaattaattacaaatgaaaagctgaaatgtcttcagtcaataagtattcaacccctttgttatggcaagcctaaataagttcaggagtaaaaatgtgcttaacaagtcacataataagttaacatgatttttgaatgactacctcatctatgtaccccacacatacaattaatgatctgtaaggtccctcagtcgagcagtgaatttcaaaaatagattcaaccacaaagaccagagaggttttccagtgcctcgCTAAGAAgagtacctattggtagatgggtaaaaataataaaaagcagacattgaatatccctttgagcatggtaaagttattaattacactttggatggtgtatcaatacacccagtcactacaaagatacaggcgtccttcctaaatcagttgccagagaggaaggtaacgctcagggatttcacaatgaggccaatggtgattttaaaacagttacagagtttaatgggtgtgataggagaaaactgaggatggatcaacaacattgtagttattccacaatactaacttcagtgacagagtgaaaagatggaagcttgtacagaataaaagtattccaaaacatgcatcctgtttgcaataagccactaaagt from Coregonus clupeaformis isolate EN_2021a chromosome 12, ASM2061545v1, whole genome shotgun sequence includes:
- the LOC121578031 gene encoding transmembrane protein 128 isoform X1 — protein: MLADSEFVNLRNRFKKDADLLMQGVSAGDSNEKSQEEKDAKPLPRINRHSVFWIVASVGLTYYFDCLRVITENADIKSWWFNVGVILLGICLALAMFCIVYLEWFKGIQHYDHEYPAIAPITTAAFIAASCSFNIALWPVWSFLTPVLLFTQFMGVVMLISMLG
- the LOC121578031 gene encoding transmembrane protein 128 isoform X2, which encodes MLADSEFVNLRNRFKKDADLLMQGVSAGDSNEKSQEEKDAKPLPRINRHSVFWIVASVGLTYYFDCLRVITENADIKSWWFNVGVILLGICLALAMFCIVYLEWFKGIQHYDHEYPAIAPITTAAFIAASCREFGSTSNRPHNC